AGGCTCCTTTTGTTTGTCCCATATTTTATACTCAGCGTTTCATATACGAATCACGGCGACACCGAATGCCGGCAGTGTCCATTCCGCTCCCGTCTTCGTATCGGTTATCAGCTCCGTTTTCCCGCGCGGTACGGCGAGTGTCTTCGCCTCTTCGGTATGGTTCATCACGAACAACACCCGCCTTCCTCCCCCGCCGCGTATCGATACCTCGACACCGGGGGGCGGTGTGCAGAGCGGTGTTATACCCGCCGCCGTAAGCAGCTCCGCAATGACCGCATCATAGAACTTTTCGCTCTCCACGATCGTGCCGAGATAGTATCCTTTCCCTTTGCCATGATCGTTGCAGGTGAATGCTGCGAATTCCTTCATATGCGGAGTGTCGTATCCCGCGAGCGTTCTCGCCGAGTGCGCGGTGATCCAATCCGCATACCGGACACCGGCGTATGATGCGCCCATACCGTTCATGCGATATTCCACGCCGCCGGGCACGCCTTCATATTCCTCGATGGAAATGCCGAGCGCTTTTGACAATAACCCCGGCAGTGTCCGTGCATGACAGCGATTGAACTCGTCCTTGACACCGGTACGGCAATCGGTAAACAGCACACCGCCGTTCTTCACATAGGTATTGAACTTTTCTGCGACTTCATCGGCAAGCACATGTTGATGCGGGGCAAGAACAAGATCGTATTTTCCCATAGGATCATCAGGCTTTATGACATCGACGGCGACGCCTGCGCGGAAAAGCGCGCGATGGTATCGTTTGAACGCATCCTTATATGATGAAGTGAAAAAATTCTCATGCCCCTGATATTCATATCCCGGCTGTATCTTCAACGCCATGATGCTGTCATAATCATAGATAATGGCGGCTTTCGCGAGCACCGTGGTATCTTTGATGTGCGGCCATAGCGCATGAAGCTCTTTCGCGGTCTGCGCCGCTTCATCATATCTTCTGAGCGTTCGCCCGTCATGCCCGAGCAGCCCATGCCAATACTGCTCACGCCCGACGGTAGCCGTGCGCCAGCGAAACCATATCGTCGCATCCGCCCCGTGTGCGACCTGCTGATACGTTATCGACCGAAGTTCGCCCGGGCGCACATTACGCCCGAACGTCGTCGCTCCGCAGGGTCCGGCCGTCTGCTCCATTATCCAGAAATTCTTTTTTTTCAGACCGCGCATGATATCGGCGGCGCTCGATGCGTCGTAGCGCACCGCGGGGGCGCCCCAGACAGGGTAATTATCCCAGCTCACAAAGTCAAGATCGGCGGCGAGGTCGTAATAGTTCACATCCCCGTGATTATATCCCATGAGATTATGCGTGATGAACTTCGAAGGACATTCGCTCCTGAGCACGGCGATCTGTTCGCGCTGGAAACGCACATTGAGGAATGAGGTGAATCGCTTGAAGTCGAGACATATTCCCGGGTTCTGCGAATTCATATCGTCGGGTATCTGTATCTCGTCCCAGCGCCCGTATACATGTCCCCAGAAAGCCGTTCCCCATGCGCGGTTGAGCGCGTCGAGGGTCTTGTATTCCGCCGAGAGCCATTCCTGAAATTCACGCCGGCATATCGGGCAGTAACAGGTGGGTCCCCGGAATTCATTGTCAGTCTGCCATCCGATGACATGCAGGTCCTTCGCATAGTGCACAGCCATGGCTCTTGTAATGCGCTCGGACAACAGGCGAAATGAAGCAGATGAGAAACAATTGTTCTTGCGTGCCCCCCATACCGTCCGCGTACCGTCTGTTTTCATTGCGAGCGTGTCGGGATATTTTTGCGCGACCCAGGCCGGCATAGCCGCCGTCGGCGTCCCGAGAATGACCGACACCCCCTGCCTGCCGAGCGTACGTATCGCATCGTCAAGCCACGAGAAATCGAAAACACCTTCTGTCGGCTCCATAAGCACCCAGGCGAATTCCGCAAGCC
The sequence above is a segment of the Spirochaetota bacterium genome. Coding sequences within it:
- a CDS encoding beta-galactosidase: MKKRAHKRPEQPCYVGVDFYPEHWDRALWTPYAKKMNAANFNIVRLAEFAWVLMEPTEGVFDFSWLDDAIRTLGRQGVSVILGTPTAAMPAWVAQKYPDTLAMKTDGTRTVWGARKNNCFSSASFRLLSERITRAMAVHYAKDLHVIGWQTDNEFRGPTCYCPICRREFQEWLSAEYKTLDALNRAWGTAFWGHVYGRWDEIQIPDDMNSQNPGICLDFKRFTSFLNVRFQREQIAVLRSECPSKFITHNLMGYNHGDVNYYDLAADLDFVSWDNYPVWGAPAVRYDASSAADIMRGLKKKNFWIMEQTAGPCGATTFGRNVRPGELRSITYQQVAHGADATIWFRWRTATVGREQYWHGLLGHDGRTLRRYDEAAQTAKELHALWPHIKDTTVLAKAAIIYDYDSIMALKIQPGYEYQGHENFFTSSYKDAFKRYHRALFRAGVAVDVIKPDDPMGKYDLVLAPHQHVLADEVAEKFNTYVKNGGVLFTDCRTGVKDEFNRCHARTLPGLLSKALGISIEEYEGVPGGVEYRMNGMGASYAGVRYADWITAHSARTLAGYDTPHMKEFAAFTCNDHGKGKGYYLGTIVESEKFYDAVIAELLTAAGITPLCTPPPGVEVSIRGGGGRRVLFVMNHTEEAKTLAVPRGKTELITDTKTGAEWTLPAFGVAVIRI